In Clostridiales bacterium, the following proteins share a genomic window:
- the rimO gene encoding 30S ribosomal protein S12 methylthiotransferase RimO — protein MVSLGCDKNRVDSEIMLGILSGERYNIVNNERDADILIVNTCCFIESAKEESINTILELAENKKIGKCKALIVSGCLAERYADDLLSEIPEIDAVIGTGNYLEIDNLIQAVLKNEERVKRINNINYNIDFNKNRILTTPQYTAYVKIAEGCNNNCSYCIIPKLRGNYRSRSIESILNEIRYLAKNGTKEVILVAQDTSKYGIDLYGKRSLSRLIGSISKIDGIQWIRILYCYPEDIDDDLIAEIKNNDKVCKYLDIPIQHVNNEILKKMRRASSRESIAALIEKLRKNIPGIIIRTSLIAGFPGETEEQFKELYDFLKEYSIDRVGVFIYSREEGTEAFYFKDQIDKKIKVSRQMRLMTLQRGILRSLNKQKIGKVYRVLVEDIKDDCMIGRTYGDAPDIDGLVYVKDNIDNIKKGDFMDVKITGILDYDLVGVVEHEFS, from the coding sequence ATGGTATCTCTTGGATGCGATAAAAACAGAGTGGACTCTGAAATCATGCTTGGTATCCTGTCCGGCGAAAGATACAATATAGTAAATAATGAAAGGGACGCTGATATATTAATCGTAAATACCTGCTGTTTCATAGAATCCGCAAAAGAAGAATCTATTAATACAATTTTAGAGCTTGCAGAGAATAAAAAGATAGGAAAATGCAAAGCTCTTATCGTTTCAGGATGCCTCGCTGAGAGATACGCCGACGACTTGCTGTCGGAAATTCCTGAAATAGATGCTGTAATCGGTACGGGAAATTATCTTGAAATAGATAATTTGATACAAGCTGTGTTAAAAAACGAAGAACGGGTTAAACGTATAAATAATATAAATTATAATATCGATTTCAACAAAAACAGGATACTTACCACCCCACAGTATACTGCATATGTTAAGATCGCCGAAGGCTGCAATAATAATTGCAGTTATTGCATTATACCAAAGCTCAGAGGCAATTACAGGAGCCGTTCTATCGAAAGTATACTAAATGAGATCCGTTATCTTGCAAAAAACGGCACTAAAGAAGTAATACTGGTGGCTCAGGATACATCAAAATATGGTATTGATTTATATGGGAAAAGATCTTTATCCCGGCTTATCGGCAGTATTTCAAAGATAGACGGGATACAGTGGATAAGAATACTATATTGTTATCCTGAAGACATTGATGATGATCTAATAGCTGAAATAAAAAATAACGATAAGGTATGCAAATATCTTGATATACCCATACAGCATGTCAATAATGAAATACTTAAGAAGATGAGAAGGGCTAGCAGCAGGGAAAGCATAGCGGCACTTATAGAAAAACTGAGAAAAAATATACCTGGGATTATAATAAGAACATCCCTTATTGCTGGATTCCCTGGGGAAACAGAAGAACAGTTCAAGGAACTTTATGATTTCTTGAAAGAATATAGCATTGATAGGGTCGGTGTTTTTATATATTCCAGGGAGGAAGGAACTGAAGCATTTTACTTTAAAGATCAAATAGATAAAAAGATAAAAGTATCCAGGCAGATGAGGCTTATGACGCTGCAAAGGGGAATATTGCGGTCTTTGAATAAACAAAAAATCGGAAAAGTCTATCGCGTTTTAGTGGAAGATATAAAGGATGATTGTATGATTGGAAGGACATATGGGGATGCTCCTGATATAGACGGTTTGGTATACGTAAAGGATAATATAGATAATATTAAAAAGGGCGATTTTATGGACGTAAAGATTACTGGCATATTAGATTACGACCTTGTAGGAGTGGTTGAGCATGAATTTAGCTAA
- the dut gene encoding dUTP diphosphatase, which produces MDILRLLIKRTENAMDLPLPGYMSEEAAGLDLYANIEDEICIEPMKFKSIPTGIMICMPEGYEAQIRPRSGLAFKYGITVLNSPGTIDADFRGEINIALINFGESNFCIKRGDRIAQMIISKVEHIKIKEVDSLPESKRGDNGFGSTGI; this is translated from the coding sequence TTGGATATTTTAAGATTATTGATTAAAAGAACTGAAAATGCAATGGATTTACCGCTGCCGGGCTATATGTCGGAGGAGGCTGCAGGCCTTGATCTATATGCTAACATAGAAGATGAAATATGCATTGAACCCATGAAATTCAAATCCATACCGACAGGAATCATGATCTGCATGCCAGAAGGATATGAAGCCCAGATAAGGCCAAGAAGCGGATTAGCCTTTAAATACGGCATTACCGTGTTGAACAGCCCAGGAACAATCGATGCTGATTTTAGAGGCGAAATAAATATCGCGCTTATCAATTTCGGAGAAAGCAATTTCTGCATAAAGCGCGGCGATAGGATTGCACAGATGATTATCAGCAAAGTTGAGCATATCAAAATCAAGGAAGTGGACAGCCTCCCCGAGAGCAAAAGAGGGGATAATGGTTTTGGCTCCACAGGCATATAA
- the pgsA gene encoding CDP-diacylglycerol--glycerol-3-phosphate 3-phosphatidyltransferase: MNLANRLTLLRIFLVPVFLILISTRIKYGVLIATIVFIIAALTDKLDGYIARTKNQITTLGKFMDPLADKLLIAAALISLVELKSLPAWLVTIIIAREFAVTGLRAVAAAEGVIIAASWWGKIKTTVQIIAIIWALLDLPYYQILIWLAVVITLISGIDYFYKNRNVFKFQK; encoded by the coding sequence ATGAATTTAGCTAATAGACTTACTTTGCTAAGGATATTTCTGGTCCCTGTTTTTTTAATACTTATATCTACGAGAATAAAGTACGGAGTTTTAATTGCTACTATCGTATTTATAATTGCAGCACTAACGGACAAGTTGGACGGTTATATCGCCAGGACAAAAAATCAGATAACGACCTTGGGCAAGTTTATGGATCCTCTAGCAGATAAATTGCTTATTGCGGCGGCTTTAATATCGCTTGTAGAATTAAAAAGCCTACCTGCGTGGCTTGTAACTATAATAATTGCCAGGGAGTTTGCCGTTACAGGTCTTAGAGCCGTAGCTGCAGCAGAAGGCGTAATAATTGCAGCCAGCTGGTGGGGAAAGATAAAAACTACCGTACAGATAATTGCGATTATTTGGGCGCTGTTAGATTTACCTTATTATCAAATTTTAATCTGGCTGGCGGTTGTTATAACTTTGATATCAGGCATAGACTATTTCTATAAAAACAGGAATGTGTTTAAATTTCAAAAGTAG
- a CDS encoding pitrilysin family protein, translating into MYTKDKLKSGITIVTEDIPYVNSVSIGVWIANGSRNENKYNNGISHLIEHMLFKGTPNRSARKIAEDIEGIGGQINAFTGKEATCFYVKVLDEHIDIAIDVLSDMLQNSTFKDEDLTREKGVISEEINMYEDSPEDLVLDLLSQAMWPDTSIGYPILGTFDTLKSIGREMIIKYMKDYYTADNTVVSVTGNFDREHLIKMLEMKFKNLERKGKIPQYDKPELNNSVLYKAKDIEQIHLSLGLPGIEIGNDDLYTLLIINNIFGGGTSSRLFQVIREEKGLAYSIYSYPSSYKNTGAFSIYAGLNPKYIAEVVKLIREEIEKMKITGINEEQLKKSKEQLKGNYILGLESISGRMFGMGKSELLTDKIYEPKEIVSKIDHINIDDVNRVIKNIFGRGIISAAAVGKLNKHFDLERILVQ; encoded by the coding sequence ATGTATACAAAGGATAAACTAAAATCGGGAATAACAATTGTTACAGAGGACATTCCTTATGTAAATTCCGTAAGCATAGGGGTATGGATAGCTAATGGTTCAAGAAACGAAAATAAATATAACAACGGGATATCTCACCTTATAGAGCATATGCTTTTCAAGGGAACTCCCAATAGAAGCGCGAGAAAGATCGCAGAAGATATCGAGGGTATCGGAGGCCAGATAAATGCTTTTACGGGAAAAGAAGCAACTTGTTTTTACGTAAAAGTGCTGGATGAACATATTGATATTGCTATCGATGTCCTTTCCGATATGCTGCAGAATTCCACATTCAAGGATGAGGATCTCACGAGGGAAAAGGGAGTAATCTCAGAAGAGATAAATATGTATGAAGATTCCCCTGAGGACCTTGTACTCGATCTTTTATCCCAGGCAATGTGGCCCGATACATCTATCGGTTATCCGATACTCGGCACCTTTGATACATTAAAGTCAATCGGCAGAGAAATGATAATAAAATATATGAAGGATTATTATACGGCTGATAATACAGTCGTTTCTGTTACGGGTAATTTTGATAGGGAACATCTCATAAAAATGCTGGAGATGAAATTCAAAAATCTTGAAAGAAAAGGTAAAATACCCCAATACGACAAACCGGAGTTGAATAATTCTGTATTGTACAAGGCAAAGGATATAGAACAGATTCATTTATCCTTAGGCCTTCCGGGAATCGAAATAGGCAATGATGACCTTTATACTCTGCTTATCATAAACAATATATTCGGTGGGGGAACAAGTTCGAGGCTCTTCCAGGTGATAAGAGAAGAAAAAGGGCTGGCATATTCTATATATTCCTATCCCTCATCATATAAAAATACGGGGGCTTTTTCGATATATGCAGGCCTGAACCCAAAATATATTGCTGAAGTCGTTAAACTTATCAGAGAAGAAATAGAAAAAATGAAAATCACAGGCATAAACGAAGAGCAACTGAAAAAGTCCAAAGAGCAGCTTAAGGGCAATTATATTTTAGGATTGGAAAGCATAAGCGGTAGAATGTTCGGTATGGGCAAGTCTGAGCTGCTTACCGATAAAATCTACGAGCCCAAGGAGATAGTTAGTAAGATAGATCATATAAACATAGACGATGTCAACAGGGTTATAAAAAATATATTCGGCCGCGGCATTATAAGTGCGGCGGCAGTAGGAAAACTAAATAAACATTTTGATCTTGAAAGGATACTGGTACAATAA
- a CDS encoding YlmC/YmxH family sporulation protein, with amino-acid sequence MIFKFDSNTPEERPTKKKLSEIGGQEIINLYDGEKLGIVADVDLLIDEATGNIQALLIPEQRGSFSLFANKGHVEVPWSAIRKIGQDTLIVDIDEGMKRTRF; translated from the coding sequence ATGATATTCAAATTTGACAGCAATACTCCGGAGGAAAGGCCTACAAAAAAGAAATTGAGTGAAATCGGAGGTCAGGAGATAATCAATTTATACGACGGTGAAAAATTGGGTATCGTGGCTGATGTCGATTTATTGATAGATGAGGCTACTGGTAATATACAGGCCTTACTGATTCCTGAACAAAGGGGTTCTTTCTCTCTTTTTGCAAACAAGGGCCATGTTGAAGTACCCTGGAGCGCGATCAGAAAAATTGGACAGGATACCCTGATAGTTGATATAGACGAAGGGATGAAGAGAACAAGATTTTAA
- the dapG gene encoding aspartate kinase has translation MKIIIQKFGGTSVSNVNHREMVIKKILQAKNDGYSPVVVVSAMGRKGDPYATDTLLSLIDASNTAIDKRETDMLMSCGEIISACVLYSMLKSRGVKCIAMTGGQAGIVTDDSFGSASVIKVNADNIYNYLTDGFIPIIAGFQGVTETGNITTLGRGGSDTTAAILGEALKAKEIEIFTDVDGIMTADPRIVPDAKVIGNMTYNEVFQFADEGAKVIHPRAVELAMRSNIPLVIKNTMSDAPGTFIANNYKDGLNKHLVTGITYMPNRTQVSIENDAIDTETVFNNLAENKISIDLINIFPTYSIFTIDKECTEKAVHILNKLNIKYRITENCSKVSVIGSSIRGIPGVMARIIKAMKRNNINILQTSDSHTTIWCLVKYDDTVKSINALHKEFGLSD, from the coding sequence TTGAAGATAATTATTCAAAAATTCGGCGGGACTTCAGTTTCCAACGTTAATCACAGGGAAATGGTAATAAAAAAAATACTGCAAGCTAAAAATGACGGGTATTCTCCCGTTGTAGTTGTGTCAGCGATGGGAAGAAAGGGCGACCCTTATGCTACAGATACGCTTTTAAGCCTTATAGATGCTTCCAATACGGCCATAGACAAAAGAGAAACCGATATGCTTATGTCGTGCGGCGAAATCATATCGGCATGTGTATTGTATTCGATGCTTAAATCAAGGGGCGTAAAATGTATCGCCATGACAGGCGGCCAGGCCGGTATCGTAACAGATGACAGCTTTGGCAGCGCGTCTGTCATAAAAGTTAACGCCGATAATATATACAATTATCTGACCGATGGCTTTATACCGATTATTGCAGGATTTCAAGGAGTTACCGAGACAGGCAATATTACGACGCTTGGAAGGGGCGGGAGCGATACCACGGCTGCCATATTAGGAGAAGCCCTGAAAGCTAAGGAAATAGAAATATTTACCGATGTAGATGGAATAATGACGGCGGACCCGAGGATCGTACCGGATGCCAAGGTAATAGGCAATATGACATATAACGAAGTATTCCAGTTTGCTGACGAAGGGGCAAAAGTCATACATCCGAGAGCTGTTGAGCTCGCGATGAGGAGTAATATACCTCTTGTAATAAAAAATACCATGTCCGATGCTCCGGGCACGTTCATCGCAAATAACTATAAAGACGGCTTAAATAAGCATCTGGTCACAGGTATTACTTATATGCCTAACAGGACTCAAGTTTCCATCGAAAACGATGCTATCGATACGGAGACTGTATTTAATAATCTCGCTGAAAATAAGATAAGCATAGATCTTATCAACATCTTTCCGACTTACAGCATTTTTACAATAGATAAGGAATGCACCGAGAAGGCTGTACATATACTAAACAAACTCAATATAAAATACAGAATAACTGAAAATTGCAGCAAAGTATCTGTAATAGGAAGCTCAATCAGGGGTATACCTGGGGTAATGGCAAGGATAATCAAGGCGATGAAAAGGAATAATATCAATATATTACAGACTTCCGACTCTCATACCACCATATGGTGTCTTGTAAAATACGATGATACGGTAAAATCCATAAACGCGCTTCATAAGGAGTTCGGCCTGTCGGATTAA
- a CDS encoding DNA translocase FtsK: MDRIKSRKKRKNKKIPYEVYGLLLISLSIYAFIVIYYNIKNIIPLALDNLIKGLTGFGAYLIPFFIFFAGISFIIKREKNESKFKFYMLCSIFILFLSLIEINHSLKFGNVSFIDKISGSYKNGLKGIGGGSIGEILSYLTIKLLGTAGSYIFICTFILINVLLITKMSLYNILSDIKNKTGNMLDSIKDARAKSKNHAKKTKNDKNKDEDNEKMKYIDEVNKKIKILDFFKSSDMKQDSGNDINIVDGKDKIEREEKPEQIESGSNASENNVVDEIKNGSIQSTADYVYPPLTLLNDPDTPKSVNDKKELINNAKTLEDTLESFGVEARVVQVSRGPVITRYELQPSPGVRVSKIANLSDDIALNLAASAVRIEAPIPGKAAVGIEIPNKEMNTVYLKEIIESKEFAGHESPLTFALGKDVAGNCVVSDLAKMPHLLIAGATGSGKSVCVNAMITSLIYKSSPKKVRMLMIDPKVVELSTYNGIPHLLIPVVTDPKKAASALGWAVQEMVNRYKLFADNNVRNIESFNDLKAKESPESVLPKIVIIIDELSDLMMVAPNDIEDCICRLAQMARAAGMHLVVATQRPSVDVLTGVIKANIPSRISFAVSSQIDSRTILDMAGAEKLLGKGDMLYYPVGESKPVRIQGAYVSEKEVEQIVKFIKTKSDSEYKEDIIDEIESPSETPGEVDELLPKAIEIVIDSGQASISMLQRRLRIGYNRAARLIDNMEERGIISGYEGSKPRRVLVSKEEYKSMV, translated from the coding sequence TTGGACAGAATTAAAAGCAGAAAAAAGCGCAAAAATAAAAAAATACCCTATGAAGTATATGGATTGCTTTTGATATCTTTATCTATATATGCTTTCATAGTTATATACTATAATATAAAAAACATAATACCCCTGGCTCTTGATAACCTAATTAAGGGATTAACGGGTTTTGGGGCATACCTTATACCGTTTTTCATTTTCTTTGCAGGAATCAGCTTCATAATAAAACGGGAAAAGAACGAATCGAAATTTAAGTTTTATATGCTATGTTCGATATTTATACTTTTCCTTTCCCTGATTGAGATAAACCATTCTCTAAAATTCGGGAATGTTTCATTTATAGATAAAATATCCGGTTCATATAAAAATGGTTTGAAGGGAATAGGCGGAGGCAGTATAGGTGAAATACTTTCATATTTGACGATTAAACTGTTAGGCACTGCCGGATCATATATTTTTATATGTACTTTTATATTAATAAACGTCCTGCTGATTACTAAAATGTCGTTATATAATATATTATCCGACATTAAAAATAAGACCGGCAACATGCTGGACAGCATCAAGGATGCAAGAGCTAAAAGCAAAAACCATGCAAAAAAAACGAAGAACGATAAAAATAAAGATGAAGACAACGAGAAAATGAAATATATAGATGAAGTAAATAAGAAAATAAAAATACTCGACTTTTTTAAATCCTCCGATATGAAACAGGATAGTGGAAATGATATAAATATTGTAGATGGAAAAGATAAGATTGAAAGGGAAGAAAAGCCAGAACAGATTGAAAGCGGCTCAAATGCAAGCGAAAACAATGTCGTAGATGAAATAAAAAATGGCAGCATACAATCAACGGCAGATTATGTCTATCCCCCTTTAACATTACTAAATGATCCGGATACTCCCAAATCCGTCAATGACAAAAAGGAGCTTATAAATAATGCAAAGACCCTTGAAGATACCCTTGAAAGCTTCGGGGTGGAAGCCAGAGTCGTTCAGGTAAGCAGAGGCCCTGTTATTACAAGGTATGAGCTGCAGCCAAGTCCCGGCGTCAGGGTAAGCAAAATCGCGAATCTTTCGGATGATATAGCATTAAACCTTGCTGCTTCCGCCGTAAGGATAGAAGCACCAATACCCGGAAAAGCGGCGGTAGGTATCGAGATACCGAACAAGGAAATGAATACAGTATATTTAAAGGAAATAATCGAGTCTAAAGAATTTGCTGGCCATGAGTCTCCTTTGACTTTTGCATTGGGGAAGGATGTAGCTGGAAATTGTGTCGTTTCAGATCTTGCTAAAATGCCTCATCTGCTGATTGCGGGTGCTACGGGCTCCGGAAAGAGCGTTTGCGTGAATGCCATGATTACCAGTTTGATATATAAATCTTCTCCAAAAAAGGTTAGAATGCTTATGATAGATCCAAAAGTCGTTGAATTGAGTACATATAACGGTATACCTCATTTATTGATACCTGTTGTTACCGATCCTAAAAAAGCAGCGTCGGCTCTAGGCTGGGCAGTTCAGGAGATGGTGAATAGGTACAAGCTATTTGCAGATAATAATGTAAGAAACATTGAAAGTTTTAATGACCTGAAGGCTAAGGAATCGCCGGAGTCGGTGCTTCCAAAGATCGTTATAATAATAGACGAGTTGTCGGATTTAATGATGGTCGCGCCGAATGATATTGAAGACTGTATATGCAGGCTTGCACAGATGGCAAGGGCTGCGGGAATGCATCTCGTCGTTGCAACCCAAAGGCCCTCTGTCGACGTACTTACAGGTGTTATCAAGGCTAACATACCCTCGAGAATATCATTTGCCGTATCGAGCCAGATAGATTCAAGGACTATACTGGACATGGCCGGTGCCGAAAAACTTCTTGGAAAGGGTGATATGCTTTATTATCCTGTAGGAGAATCAAAGCCCGTAAGGATACAGGGAGCATATGTAAGTGAAAAAGAAGTGGAACAGATAGTTAAATTTATTAAAACAAAATCAGATTCGGAATATAAGGAAGACATTATTGATGAAATAGAAAGCCCTTCCGAGACTCCAGGCGAAGTTGATGAGCTGCTTCCTAAGGCCATAGAGATAGTTATAGATTCCGGGCAGGCGTCTATTTCCATGCTTCAAAGAAGGCTCCGGATAGGATACAACAGAGCCGCAAGGCTTATAGACAATATGGAGGAAAGAGGCATCATAAGCGGATATGAGGGAAGCAAACCAAGGCGGGTTTTGGTGTCTAAAGAGGAATACAAGAGTATGGTATAG
- a CDS encoding regulatory protein RecX, whose protein sequence is MIITSIVNKKNNKCDVYVDYEFSFSTDYEQIIKLGIKENECIDEEHLNEIILKCQSKSAFDRVLKYLEYGDRSESEIYNKLKELKYDKRTIEKVILKLKDFDYINDLRYAKEILSEEQKLKHSSIRKIAWKLANKGIKRNIISQVMAEADNIDLEAAIALAKKRMKSSNADANDKKFIQKTYRYLVGKGFDYDTSIKAVDACLKYNKDDF, encoded by the coding sequence ATGATAATTACATCAATAGTAAACAAAAAAAACAATAAGTGCGATGTTTATGTGGATTATGAATTCAGCTTCAGTACTGACTATGAGCAGATAATCAAGCTGGGTATAAAAGAAAATGAATGCATCGATGAAGAACATTTAAATGAAATAATTTTAAAATGCCAGTCCAAATCGGCATTTGATAGGGTCCTAAAGTATCTTGAGTACGGAGATAGAAGCGAGAGTGAAATATATAATAAGCTGAAAGAGTTAAAATATGATAAAAGAACTATCGAAAAAGTCATATTGAAGCTTAAGGATTTTGACTATATTAATGATTTGAGGTATGCAAAGGAAATATTAAGTGAAGAACAAAAATTAAAGCATTCAAGCATAAGAAAGATCGCCTGGAAACTTGCAAATAAGGGCATAAAACGGAATATAATATCGCAGGTCATGGCTGAAGCCGATAATATTGATCTGGAGGCGGCAATAGCATTGGCTAAAAAAAGAATGAAGAGTTCAAATGCCGATGCAAATGATAAAAAATTCATACAAAAGACATACAGATATTTGGTAGGCAAGGGCTTTGATTATGATACTTCGATAAAAGCGGTGGATGCCTGCTTAAAATATAATAAAGATGATTTTTGA
- a CDS encoding ATP-dependent Clp protease proteolytic subunit: protein MSSDTGNVKSDKQDEKNVDSRNKELNNIKELGNTDLSLIKSNIQCLTIIGQIEGHAVLPPQNKSTKYEHVIPQLVEIEENKDIEGLLIILNTVGGDVEAGLAIAEMINSLSKPTVSLVIGGGHSIGVPLATAADYSFISPTAAMTVHPIRMNGLVIGAPQTFEYFRKMQDRILSFIERTANITKKKLLDLMQETDDLLNDMGTILIGKQAVNIGLIDEVGGLSDAIKKLKQLIEDNKKGQK, encoded by the coding sequence ATGTCATCAGATACAGGCAATGTAAAATCCGATAAGCAAGATGAAAAAAACGTCGACAGCCGGAACAAAGAGTTAAATAATATTAAAGAACTTGGCAATACTGATCTATCCTTAATAAAAAGCAACATACAATGTCTTACAATAATCGGGCAAATAGAAGGCCATGCCGTACTTCCTCCCCAGAATAAATCGACAAAATACGAACATGTTATACCTCAACTTGTTGAGATAGAGGAGAACAAAGATATAGAGGGACTGCTTATAATTTTAAATACTGTCGGTGGTGATGTCGAAGCAGGCCTTGCCATCGCTGAAATGATAAATAGTTTGAGCAAGCCTACAGTTTCACTGGTAATAGGAGGAGGACACAGTATAGGAGTACCCCTTGCAACCGCTGCCGATTATTCGTTTATTTCACCTACAGCTGCAATGACTGTCCATCCTATAAGGATGAACGGGCTTGTAATCGGGGCGCCCCAGACATTCGAATATTTCAGGAAGATGCAGGATCGGATCCTGTCATTTATAGAACGGACTGCTAATATAACAAAGAAAAAGCTTCTCGATCTAATGCAAGAGACGGATGATCTTCTTAACGATATGGGTACGATACTTATTGGCAAACAAGCCGTAAATATCGGCCTTATCGATGAGGTAGGCGGATTAAGCGATGCGATAAAAAAGCTAAAGCAGCTTATCGAAGACAATAAGAAAGGTCAGAAATAG
- the recA gene encoding recombinase RecA, with amino-acid sequence MNNEKIKALEEAMTQIEKQFGKGSIMRLGESAKLNIDVIPTGALDLDIALGVGGLPRGRIVEIFGPESSGKTTVALHVIAEAQKMGGTSAFVDAEHALDPVYAKNLGVDTDNLVVSQPDTGEQALEITEALVRSNAVDVIVIDSVAALVPRAEIEGEMGDSHVGLQARLMSQALRKLAGAISRSKCVTIFINQLREKVGVMFGNPETTPGGRALKFYASVRLDVRRIDNIKQGDSIIGNRTRVKVVKNKVAPPFKQAEFDIMYGTGISRSGCLLDTAVANDIIQKSGAWFSYGNTRLGQGRENAKQYLTDNVKVSNEIEKKIRDKYNLKVISLDGTPAQDNSKEASAK; translated from the coding sequence ATGAATAACGAAAAGATTAAAGCTCTTGAAGAAGCTATGACTCAAATAGAGAAACAGTTTGGGAAGGGTTCAATTATGAGGCTTGGTGAATCTGCAAAACTGAACATCGACGTGATACCGACAGGTGCGCTGGATCTGGATATTGCATTAGGGGTCGGGGGCCTGCCAAGAGGAAGGATAGTTGAGATATTCGGACCGGAATCATCAGGGAAAACAACAGTTGCGCTCCACGTAATCGCTGAAGCGCAAAAAATGGGAGGCACATCTGCGTTTGTAGATGCAGAGCATGCGCTTGATCCTGTTTATGCAAAGAATTTGGGAGTGGATACCGACAACCTTGTCGTATCCCAACCGGATACGGGCGAGCAGGCGCTCGAAATTACCGAAGCTCTTGTAAGATCCAATGCTGTAGATGTGATTGTAATTGATTCCGTAGCAGCCCTGGTTCCAAGGGCAGAAATAGAAGGAGAAATGGGCGACTCACATGTTGGCCTTCAAGCACGTCTGATGTCACAGGCTTTAAGGAAACTTGCGGGAGCTATCAGCAGGTCAAAATGCGTTACGATATTCATAAATCAACTGCGTGAGAAAGTCGGAGTCATGTTTGGAAACCCCGAAACGACTCCAGGAGGAAGAGCGTTGAAGTTTTATGCATCCGTAAGGCTTGATGTAAGGAGAATAGATAATATAAAGCAGGGGGACAGCATCATAGGTAACAGGACGAGAGTGAAAGTAGTAAAAAACAAAGTCGCCCCTCCATTCAAGCAGGCAGAATTCGATATCATGTATGGTACTGGTATTTCAAGGAGCGGTTGTTTGCTCGATACAGCCGTTGCAAATGATATCATACAAAAAAGCGGCGCATGGTTCTCTTACGGCAATACGCGGTTAGGCCAGGGCAGGGAAAATGCAAAGCAGTATTTAACTGACAATGTGAAGGTTTCAAATGAAATAGAGAAGAAAATCAGGGATAAATATAATCTAAAGGTAATAAGTCTTGATGGCACTCCCGCACAGGATAACAGTAAAGAAGCATCTGCAAAATAA